The following nucleotide sequence is from Drosophila takahashii strain IR98-3 E-12201 chromosome 3L, DtakHiC1v2, whole genome shotgun sequence.
GCTTTAGGTTCGTTGGACAACTTCCATTTCGTACGGCCAGGAAAGctgtaaaatttataatcGTTTGagtataatacattttttaaaatataatatacctACGTGCTTTTCCCTGTTCTCTACGTCTGCAAGATTCATTTTTGATGTCAACTTCATTTCCCGCCTCAAATACACATTCACTAGCAAATCCACATAGAGGGTGAAGATATGGTGGAATAGTCGAGCTGCATTCACCCTTGATTTCTAATATTAGAATAACTAAATGGGGGCCAGTTAAATGTAAAAGGttaaaacagtaaaaaaaagCTTACCCAGAACAAAAAGGATGCTGAAATTCTTCATGTTGTCTTGGAGAAAGTTTAAGGATTAATGACTCCGATTTGTAAAATCATTCGCCATTTACTAGGAAACAGCTATATTATTTAACATATGCTGGAACACGTACTttaagaaaactaaaaatgctaATGCtaatatttggaatttttaggCACGAACTAAAATATTCTAGCTTACTTTACAATTTACaagtataatataattattattgaaattattatttaaataattattgcaGCGCATAGGAATTTATTATCAGAAAACAACTCATTTTATGAAACACATTACTTTcttataaaagtttaaaaaactgactttttagGGACAAGCTGGCTTATCAGTAGGACATGTCCCCTTTATTATTCCACGAAAAcctaaaataatttctttaaatttgtgATTGCAAAGTGGTATTGTAGAACTACTTACCCATCTTTCCAATTGCTATACGTGTACAAGACACATATTCTAGAAACTCTTTAGATCGACCGTTGAAGTAACAGTTCTCCTCAATTCCACAATGAggattcaatttattttgggaCTTACGCATCCTGCACTTTTCCGTTAGAATTACTAAAGGtgacaagaaaaaataaaatgtttatttgaaATTGACCCCTATTGAAAGAAGGTATACTTACTCTCGATTTGAATAGCTGTAATTACTACGAATGATaattgaaaaagtaaaaaatacttaatttcttgctttatattctttttaacTCACCTAGAATGaaaattattatgtttttcatCTTGCCAATCGTCTAAGAGACTGACATTTTAAAACGAAATATCAGGTTCTTATAGATCAGCGCTATAAGTACCGGACAATTTTGCATTAgctgtaaaaaatgtttaaattaactggaattttattcaataaaaaaaacaaccttgtaaaatattttagttttatagttTAAAAAACCATTGCTGggtttattttctgtttttataacCTATCGCTGCAAGCTGGTTTATCAGTAGGGCATTTTCCCTTCCGTATAGAATAAAATCCTGAAAGAATATAtagaattaatttaattgcttaaTCTTTactttaattactttaatCAACCTGTTTGACCATTTTCGCCACGCCTACAGGACTCATTTTCTACGGCATGTTTGTTTGCGCCATTAAAGTAGCAAGTTGGTAGAACACCACAATGAGGATCCTTAAGAGCTATAACCGAAGTCCTGCAATTCTTCGATGCTTCGATTTGCAACGTTGCAATGGCTAGGGATTATGAAA
It contains:
- the LOC108062146 gene encoding accessory gland protein Acp63F, whose amino-acid sequence is MKNFSILFVLVILILEIKGECSSTIPPYLHPLCGFASECVFEAGNEVDIKNESCRRREQGKAPFLAVRNGSCPTNLKQCSRAVAQ
- the LOC138912895 gene encoding accessory gland protein Acp63F-like, which codes for MKLLIIFFLAIATLQIEASKNCRTSVIALKDPHCGVLPTCYFNGANKHAVENESCRRGENGQTGFYSIRKGKCPTDKPACSDRL